The genomic interval ATTAATGATTATGTCGATGCAGCATTATGTGCAATTTTTATGATTGTAGTAATTACAGTTTTAATTTCGGCGATTAGATTATGGATTAAAATATTAAAGAATCAAAAAATTGATTCACATGAAACGCCTTACGTCTCACGAACATGAGTGGGGGAATGAAGAATGGTAAAGAAAATAGTCAATATGTTACGTTATCGTAAGCAGTTTATTAGTTTGCTTGTCGGTGTTCCGAGTTATGAAACATATGTGGAACATATGAAAGAACATCATCCGCACGAACCGATTAAAAGTCGTAAAGTATTTTTCTGTGAAGTACAAGAAGAACGATATAACGCAAAGGGTGGCAAAGTATCTCGTTGCTGTTAATAAAAGTATGTGGAAGGGTCCTCCGTTGTGAGGATTCTTTTTTTGGCCTATTTTTGGCGTTGAGATAGGCCTGACATTCTTTGAAATATATTTTCGTGCATGATAATGCGAAATTTAGCAGCGGAGGAATCTAAGTGGTATGGCATTATAGATGGTTTAATATAATACATGTAATAAAAAATAACATTTACGAAAAAAATTAAATAAATGTATTGAATTTTTAGAAAATTAATCATATGATATATAATATAACACAAGATGTAAGGAGTATTAACATAAAGGGGAGAGGGAATTATGCAATTAGCAGATTCGGTATTTATGTTTGTTGCTACAATGTTAGTTTGGTTAATGACTCCAGGAATTGCCTTATTCTATGGAGGGATGGTACGAAGTAAAAATGTGCTAAGTACAGCAATGCATAGTTATATGCCAATGGCTGTTATTTCTCTTCTTTGGGTAGTTATTGGATACTCGCTTGCATTTTCTCCAGGAAATACTTTCATCGGTGGACTAGATTGGGTCGGATTAAAAGGGGTAGGTTTTGAACCTGGACCGTATAGCGACACAATTCCTCACAGCTTATTTATGTTATTTCAAATGACCTTCGCGGTTTTAACCGTTTCGATCATCGCCGGCGGCGTTGCTGAGCGTATGAAATTTTCAGCCTTCTTAATTTTTTCAATTTTATGGTCGTTGTTTGTATACGCTCCGGTTGCACACTGGGTATGGGGCGGCGGCTGGTTACACGCAATTGGTACAATCGATTTTGCTGGCGGCAACGTTGTACACATTTCATCTGGTGTAGCTGGTTTAGTATTAGCAATTATGTTAGGGAAACGTAAAGAATCCGCAAATAGTTCTCCGCACAATCTTCCGTTAACATTTCTTGGTGCCTCACTAATTTGGTTTGGTTGGTACGGATTTAATGTAGGAAGTGCTCTTACACTTGATGAAGTAGCTATGAATGTATTTGTAAACACAGCGGTTGCGGCAGCAGCTGGGATTATTGGTTGGTTAGTTGTCGAAAACATGATTAATAAAAAGCCAACGATGCTTGGAGCGGTATCAGGGGCTCTTGCAGGTCTTGTAGCAATCACACCAGCTTGTGGATTTGTCACTCCTTCAGCTTCTATTATTATTGGTCTTATTGGCGGGGCATTGTGCTTCTGGGCTATCTTCTCATTGAAATCGAAATTAGGCTATGATGATGCCTTGGATGCTTTTGGATTACATGGAATTGGCGGAACGTGGGGCGGTGTTGCAACAGGATTATTTGCAACAACTTCTGTAAACGCCGGTGGAGCAGATGGTTTATTCTATGGTGATGCTAGCTTATTATGGAAAAGCTTAGTTGCTATTATCGCTACTTATATATTCGTTGCAGTTGTCACATTCATTATTGCGAAAGTTACTAGTATTTTTGTACCGCTTCGTGTGAATGAGGAAGATGAGTCGGTTGGTCTTGATATTTCTTTACATGGTGAAAAAGCATACCACGAATCAATTTAAAGAAAGGTGATTATATATGAGTGAGATATTAACGAAAATTGATATTATTACCCGGCCGATTAATTTCGAGAAATTTAAAGCGGAGCTTGCAAAAATTGGGGTAAGTGGGATTACCGTATCGGATGTGAAGGGTACCAGTCTTCAAAAAGGCTATATTGAAACATATCGTGGAGTCAATCGGGAAAATTCATTACATGATCGAATTAAAATTGAAATTGTCGTTTGTGAAGTTCCTGTTCAAGATGTGGTAGATGTGACAAGAAAGTTTTTAAGTACAGGGAAACCAGGGGATGGGAAAATATTCATTTATGAATTAGCGAATGTAGTGAAAATTAGCACAGGTGCAGAAGGTTATGATGCACTGAAAGATGAGAAGTAAGCATCTTTTGAAAAAGGAGCGGTCATAATGGGAAGGTTAGTTCGCATTGTTGCGGCGAAGAAACAGAAGATTGTTAATACGCTTATAGCAGAGAAGGTGTATGAACCTACGGACCGTTCCTTTTTATTAGACTTACCATTAAAGAATTTAGAAGACCTTTTATTAATTCAAAGGGAATCGATGATTGATCAAGAAAACGATCAAACGTAGAAGGAGCCGTTCTTCTTCCTCTTTAGATGGAAGGACGGTTTTCTTGTTTTACCCATAGAAATTTTTTTGCATTCCGACTATAATGAGTGAAGAAATAATTATTGCGCATTTTTTCTGGTTTTTTCACGTTTTTCGCTTTTTTAACACCATTTTTTGTTTGGTAAATAAAAAAGACGATGGTGTTAATCAAATCTTTAGATATAAAACAAAAAAGAACCTTTTTAAATAGACTAAACGAGAAACAAAAGAGTAGGTTGGTGGGATGAAAAAATGGATCGATTTTCAATTCAATCTGTATTAAATATTGTAAATGATTTTTTACCAATGGAGAATGCATCAATTGCTGTGTCTGATGAAAAGCAATTTATTTATTATCAACCGAGTAAACAAATTGACTTAAAGATTCAACCAGGGGACATAATAAATAGCGACACTATAACGTACAAAGCGTTAAGTGATCAAAGAAAGGTTTCTGAGTACGTTGATAATAATAGCTTTGGTATTCCATATTTCGGAATTGCTGTGCCAA from Peribacillus asahii carries:
- a CDS encoding P-II family nitrogen regulator — encoded protein: MSEILTKIDIITRPINFEKFKAELAKIGVSGITVSDVKGTSLQKGYIETYRGVNRENSLHDRIKIEIVVCEVPVQDVVDVTRKFLSTGKPGDGKIFIYELANVVKISTGAEGYDALKDEK
- a CDS encoding ammonium transporter translates to MQLADSVFMFVATMLVWLMTPGIALFYGGMVRSKNVLSTAMHSYMPMAVISLLWVVIGYSLAFSPGNTFIGGLDWVGLKGVGFEPGPYSDTIPHSLFMLFQMTFAVLTVSIIAGGVAERMKFSAFLIFSILWSLFVYAPVAHWVWGGGWLHAIGTIDFAGGNVVHISSGVAGLVLAIMLGKRKESANSSPHNLPLTFLGASLIWFGWYGFNVGSALTLDEVAMNVFVNTAVAAAAGIIGWLVVENMINKKPTMLGAVSGALAGLVAITPACGFVTPSASIIIGLIGGALCFWAIFSLKSKLGYDDALDAFGLHGIGGTWGGVATGLFATTSVNAGGADGLFYGDASLLWKSLVAIIATYIFVAVVTFIIAKVTSIFVPLRVNEEDESVGLDISLHGEKAYHESI
- a CDS encoding YbdD/YjiX family protein — translated: MVKKIVNMLRYRKQFISLLVGVPSYETYVEHMKEHHPHEPIKSRKVFFCEVQEERYNAKGGKVSRCC